The following nucleotide sequence is from Salvia splendens isolate huo1 chromosome 2, SspV2, whole genome shotgun sequence.
acgagcatcttacccaagtggtctcgaataatccctccagcccctgttctaccgttcgcttcattgtaggagccatcggtgttgagctttatccacggcatGGTCcgggggggttccatttgattgccatggctaggggtagcgccctgattgccgccgcttgaggaatgttgattccaagtttaactcccttccaatgtttcggcttcaagcttccattggacatagcattccgaatgacatgtggacctgccataccacgttttgtggtttaaactgtgtgccttggtggcgactcctgtttctctccgaccagataaaccacagaatgaggtatggagtggctcggctaagagtttcttgttcggctgttggtaccttcgcgcccacacattcgattctcgtagggattgtatcattgatatggatgcggggggaacgggcctgtgaaccaaccgtcaaactcactccatactctgcgagctccatgtccctggtatgaagaggtgttggagggactcggtattcggtcggtgggggcagcattggcacttagaggctagctcaatctcccgccactgaagcttcgtgtcaaccggcacccgattggagagaagcctccagataaagatggctattgagttggtgaggcctgccATCCAAACGTccccaaaccttggatgatcgggtttcgccctcgaagtgtgtcccatgtcgaagccaccgtgaaatccccatgtttagagaggttccacctcaggatatcctgttcatcatggaggatcggtgtattaatgatgccatcgataacatgctgagggaggccggcctgattgtgaagaagctgaagcttgggcacatcccaacccccattagtaatgaactccgaaacccgggtggttggtcttcccctatcatcaagactaaattccctcagagggctattgccaagccaaatgtcatcccagaagtagatgtccccttgtcccactagccatctcatgtgcggttgtgcgaggggccatgctcttgagagccttctccacgtagggctactcctgctcggcagtctcaaggtgagcggtgtggagttggtgcaatatttgccatcatgtatcttgcccaaagggagttttgctcccgaaagcgccaccaaagtttgatattgaaggcgcggaggacctccatagttttccggatcccaaggcctccttcatcagtgggccgacacatttgttcccaacccaatccaatgggtccgcttcttctcattcgtagacccccaaaagaatcgggccatttgtgatcaagttgcttaagggtacccggccgtgggctcgacggcttggaagatgtgtaggggatcgcttcaagggtgctcttaatcaacgtaagccttcctccaaaggataggtgacggtgtgcccatcctgagatccttcttgcaatcttttcccgtagaaagaggaacatgtccgtgcgtttggcaccacgatagataggtactccgaggtagaggaaagggaaaaccctctagtgaagcccccttccgcctggatcgagtttgcccaatgctcatgggcctcgcaatatagaaattactcttagcaaggctgacttgttggccggagactctttcatacttttcaagacaagctcttagccggcgcataggatttgccgccgcttgggtgaagatgataatgtcgtccgcataggctagatggctgatctccatgcatctccgggaggctttgtacgtcatgtcctttggccgaggatgagcttatctaatgctcgggacaggtattccgcagcgatcacgaacagagcggggagatcggatctccttgccgaagtccacgagttgatctaaagaagcccgcgggtgccccgttaacaaggaccgagaaccagcaatacccaatacacctctccataagtgaaatccatgaatccgggaatcccatacggcgtaaaactttgaagaggaagggccattggaccctatcataggctttagccatgtcaatctttactgccacattaggcgctgggggagcatctagcaagctcatggaacatttcttgagccagaagtgcgttgtcgttaaggagccgacctttgacaaaaccactttggtttggggagatgacctgtgggaggaaaggagagagtcgagaggtgagtaccttggtaatgatcttgtttaaaacattgcagagactgatgggtcggtagtcggtccatgactccggcgatgccttctttgggataaggacaatgcttgtggccgtgatgctccttggcaggaaggcccctctgaagaactgtctgattgcttccactacctccggccccacaatggaccagcaggcttgatagaaggtggccgagaagccatcaggtccgggtgcactatctccggaaatgcaaaaggtggcactcctgacctcgtccgcacttggagcatctgcgatgtcaacgaactgctcggctgagtggacctgctggattaggtcaaggtctgggtcttcaagtgtcggattgttgggggcaaggagttgttggaagaactccactgcggactttttaatctcggcttcctcggtgagctcctgcccattgacacgaattgaatggatgcggagacggaccctcttttgtttcacccagctttgatagaaccgggtatttttgtctccctcggcaagccacctcaaagctgccttctgtcgccaaaaatcttcttccattctcagcaaaaggatgtactcggcaatgtgtttgttgatcgctgtcctgtgctccggagtcggccttgcctcgaaactagattgggccagagcaatttcttcctccttttcctttagattaacatggatgttcccaaagacctctttgttccactccttaagggccttttaactctggcctgcttgatttgaatgtttaggattccacccgcccccgtgggttcctcccatgcttttGCACTAcgggccatgaatccttcatgtcggatccacatgttctggaacctgaatgccttggctccagcggatgtgttcatcttcgtgcacctgacaagaattggtccatggtccgaggcaacccgggggagattcgtaacccgagtagcctcgaaggtcttagtccaatcctcactgacaagcactctatccaacctttcaaagaggccattcttggcccaagtgaatgccgctccatcgaaaccaggatcaagcagcctacagtcttccgttgcctccgcaaaatcaaccatctcggcttgccggttagtatcacttccgactctgtcttggtgtgatagaatggtgttgaaatcgccaccgatgatccaaggtgttccctcgagaggcccggcaatctctctcatcttgtcccataattgatgtcaatatatatcacattttgagtcaatatatatcacattttggaggcccaaattgaagataaatgatgcattttcgtccaagttggagcagcaaaaatgaagagtcatttttaagttactttttgagttaaataagtgactttagatgtcctaaagtcacaccaatagttaggagttacttttcacttattatgagtcattctaaaggtcttaagttgtactaatgatatgagactttcaagagtccattctagcctataaataggcttgtaagcatgtcatttgaggacattattgatcaaatacgaaaatagagtttgtcttgtgagttgaattctctttgtagagtttttcacttgtttggaacttatcaagatactttgagcaagttcttgtggcgttcaaccataccgaggttcttggctgattacatagccaacgggtcgaggttttccaagctctggaagtggatcaaaccagattatcaatcaaggaaatccgctgccaatcattatacgtggggttcttggatcaatatatccaacgggtccttcgtcgtatcccaatccatatcaccaaaattggatttggatgaagtccactcttttgtctttgaagaatgagaacttgttgaaaaattcttttggattgttcccttcttcttcaattgtccctccaccttcatggccatatgaaccatgtcctccaactccacatagtgttgaagctctacaatgtttgcaatctccctattcagcccacataagaatcgagccatagttgcttctctatcttcttcaacatttgccccaatcatggcaatctccatgtctttgtagtactcatcgacagatttagtaccttgtttcatagattgtaatttttgatacaattcacgaaaataatgagaaggtacaaatctcttacgcattatgcttttcatttcttcccaagtcgaaaccggtcttcctccatatcgccttgtactagttgtcaattgatcccaccaaactatagcatagtcagcgaattcaatagcagcaagtctaacctttttctcctcggaatagttgtgacattcaaagatgagatccacctttctctcccactccaaataagcttcggggtcactccttccttggaatgttgggatcttctgtttgatgcttctcaaatcaccatccacttcatttgtacgccctcttctaccgtttccacgtctctcatttcgatgcctatatgaagcatcatcttctcctccactctctgcctcctcgttattattttcatttgttgcctgaacttctagcctctccaaccgccctgaaacactttccagaatccgtgcaaaccttgcaaattgttgttgcatggctttcaacgtaggatcaactggaatatgatcgtcagtaggatccatcctcacagttcacttgtgtatcacacaaaaaacctcacaaaacactcgtgtatatcactcgttggcttttacctctCCTCAAATAACCTAACctctcaagccttttaccactctttctcttttgcaaagaaaacagaagtataaaacaaatcaagaacaaacaagaacaAATAGCAATCAACCAACTTtagcccttgaatgaaggatgaaaggaaatggtcgagaaaatgatgtgaaaaatgtatttgggtttttttttttttctggtttttttgtttgcttctttTGTAAAGCAAAAAAAGATAATGGATAAAAGAAGGTAAAGATGTTTActatatgtactttttttatttttggcccccttttttttctttttgcaacAACTAGATAAAATGAAGATAAAGTTGTGCTAGCctttctcactttttttttcgattttttttttgaaactaaGATATGAATGTAAGGTAAAGCTAAGAATAGATCCTTTCAAACCCCCCAATTTTGCCGTGGTTTGAATTAGGGTTTAGCTCCAGCCGAGAATGATGCAGCAGCCAGGAGGAATGGCGCCACAACCTATGGGGATGGATCAGCAACAGCCCCATCAGCAGCAGTGGATGACCATGCCACCGCAGCCTCCTCACGTCTGgcctcagcagcagcagcaacaacagCACTACGGTGCGCCGCAAACCAACGCAGCTGCTGGTGGCGCCGCCGACGAGGTTCGATCTCTATGGATTGGAGACCTTCAGTTCTGGATGGACGAGAACTATCTCACATCCTGCTTCTACAACTCTGGCGAGCTAGTATCTGCTAAGGTGATTCGCAACAAGCAAACTGGCCAATCTGAGGGGTATGGCTTCCTGGAGTTCAGGAGTCATGGTTCTGCTGAAAGTATATTGCAACAATATAATGGTGCACTGATGCCTAATGCTGAACAGAGCTTCCGACTGAACTGGGCTAGTCTTGGTGCGGGAGATAAGCGTGCAGATGACTCTCCTGAGTACACAATTTTTGTGGGAGATTTGGCTGGGGATGTTACAAATTATGTCCTGCAGGAAACGTTTAAGGTTGTCTACCAATCTGTTAAGGGTGCAAAAGTTGTTATAGATAGAGTCACTGGACGCTCGAAGGGCTATGGATTTGTTAAGTTTGGGGATGAGAGAGAGCAACAGCATGCTATGAGTGAAATGAACGGTGTTCTCAGTTCTACTAGGCCCATGCGGATTGGGCCTGCAGCTAACAAAAAACCTATGAATGCACCAACTCAGAACGCTTCATTTCAAAATCCTCAAGGAACTCAGGGTGAAAGTGACCCCAATAATACAACAATATTTGTTGGCGGTCTAGATTCCAACGTGACGGACGACCATTTGAGACAAGTATTCTCACAGTATGGTGATGTGGTACATGTGAAAATACCAGTTGGAAAGCGTTGTGGATTTGTTCAGTTTTCTGATAGGTCCTGTGCTGAGCAAGCTTTAGCAAACTTAAATGGGACTCTGCTAGGAGGGGAGAACATCCGTCTTTTGTGGGGACGCAGTCCTTCGAACAAGCAGACTCAGCAAGATCAAAACCAGTGGGGAGGGGGTGCTTATTATGGGTACACGCAGGGGCATGAGGTGCAAGGTGGATTTGCTCCACCACAAGACCCAAACATGTATTATGGAGGCTATCCTGGATATGCAAACTATCAACAGCCGCAACAGTGATATGCTGGAGAGCAGTCGGAGCTTGTGCCTTGCTGAGTGGCTTATTATGTGATATTGCCAAGTTGGATTCGACTTACTATTATCTAATAATATTTGGTGCTatttttctgttggttttgttGACCCTTTTCCCCCACGGATTTGGAGGTTTTCTTAGTAAACTACATGTATAATTGTAGTTCTTGATCATGTTTGGAATGAATCGGTTGCATATCAATCGCTTGCCTTAGTTTTGAGCTGTGCTGTTTTTGCTGAACTGCTGAAATGAACATGCTGCGGCAAATTCTTGTAATGCTATTGCTTAAAGTGATGATTATTCAGTTATTGAACTAATATCCAgatataaaatcaaaatctaccttgttttttttaaaaaaaagctaagaatagatcaataccagatggctcgtgataccaaatgatatggtttgggataggacgaaggacccgttggatatattgatccaagaaccccacgtataaggtttggcagcggactcccttgattgataatctggtttgatccacttccagagcttggaaaacctcgacccgttggctatatgatcagccaagaacctcggtatggttgaacgccacaagaacttgctcaaagtatcttgataagttccaaacaagtgaaaaactctacaaagagaattcagctcacaagacaaagtctattttcgtatttgatcaatggtgtcctcaaatgacatgcttacaagcctatttataggctagaatgggctcttgaaagtctcatatcattagtacaacttaagacctttagaatgactcataataagtgaaaagtaactcctaaactattggtgtgactttaggacatctaaagtcacttatttaactcaaaaagtaacttaaaaatgactcttcattttggttgctccaacttggacgaaaatgcatcatgtatcttcaatttgggcctccaaaatgtgatatatagtgactcaaaacttcatgcattgggctgcccactaacttgaataatattcaccatttggcccaatgtagattggtcttggaattgggcttttacttcatcaactaaaagcatcatggactccttttatcttcttagctctagctcttgtaattggtccactttgaatgaacaatggatccatcttcttgtccttgtagatcagcttgggtgtagctccatcacgagtagaagtagaaataccttttACCCTTCTCCCGCGATGATTGGGGTATGAaggatttgtgtgataacctctTGTGGCATTCCAGCCTGGTTGTGAAGTTTGACGTAACTTAGCCTCATCCCAAGTTCCACCCCCAATGTAGTCCGAGACCTTGGCCGATGAGGCGCCCCTATCGTCAAGGCAGATCTCGCGAAGGGGAGATtcaccaagccaaatgtcatcccaaaagtaggcaTCGCCCTGACCGATCACCCATCTAATGTGAGGATTTGCTTGATTTCTCACTTTCATTAGCCGCTTCCATGTCGGGCTACTTCTCCCCGAAGGGGAGGCCGCAAGGGGGGAGTTTTTATGACAATACTTGGCCTTCATGTATCTAGCCCAAAGGGAATTTTGCTCCCGGaacctccaccaaagtttgatacaGAAGGCCCGGAGGACTTCTTTGGTCTTACGAATAATGCCGAGACCCCCTTCAGGGGTGGGGAGGCAGATCTGATCCCACCCAATCCAATCtgtcttttttctctctgttgACGATCCCCAGAAAAATCGGgccatctgctgatccaattgcttaagGGCCACGGATGTTGGTTCAATGGCCTGGAAAATGTGCAGCGGCACCGCTTCAAGTGTGCTTTGGAGTAGTGTAAGCCTACCtccaaaggagaggtgtcgatgagcccaccccgagattcgtgcagcaatcttttcccgaaggaacataaacatatctgtacgtttgacaccacgataaATAGGAACTTCAAGGTACAAAAATAGGAAAGTACCACGTGCGAAGCCTCCTTCATTTTGTATAATGTTGGCGCACCCTTCATGTTTTTCGTcaatgtagaagttgctttTTGCCAAGTTAATCTGCTGCCCGGAAACCCCGGCATATGTCTCGAAGCAAGTCCGCAGGCGCCTAAGAGGTCCCTCCGCTACTTGTGTGAATATCACAATGTCATCGGCGTAGGCGAGGTGGCTTATTTTCATGCAGTGTCGGAGATATTGGATCTCCCTGTCTGAGGCCACGGGTGGACTTAAAGAACCCGGAGGGGGCGCCATTGACcagcaccgagaaccaacacgagCCCACACATCTCTCAATCAAAGAGACCCACGGGGCCGGGAAACCCATCTGGTGTAGCACTTTCAAAAGAAAGGGCCATTGTACTCGGtcgtaggccttagccatatcgatTTTTACCGCGACATTAGGGGCCGGCGCACATCTcgagagctcatggaacatctcctgtgccaaaaggacattatcattgaggagccgtcccttcacaaatccactctggttTGGTGAGATAACCATAGGGATGAGCGAAGTCATTCTCTTTGACATTAACTTTGTGATAATCTTGTTGACGACGTTGCACAGGCTAATGGGGCGGTAGTCTCTCCACGACTCCGGCACAAGCTTTTTTGGatgaggacaatgcttgtgACAGTGACGCTACGTGGGAGGTAGGCACCCCCCGAAGAATTGGCCTATAGCCGCCACCACGTCCGGCCCAACCGTCGCCCAACAGGCCTGGTAGAACAAGGCCGTGAAACCATCCGGCCCTGGGGCACTGTCCCCGGAGATGTCAAAAACAGCCTTTTTAACTTCCTCTGCGGATGGGGGGTCGGGGAGAGCAGCCACTTCATCCAAGGGTGGGAGTTGATGGATCAAATTAAGGTCTGGCTCGGACAAAGTGAGGGGCCTCGGGGCCAGGAggtcttggaagaactccactgccgAACTTCTTATCTCCATTTCGTCCAAGATCTCCCGGCCGcccacattgatcttgtggatgcgcatgcggatccttttttgtttgacccaactttggtaaaatTTAGTATTCTTGTCGCCCTCCCCTAGCCGTCTTAGGGTAGCCTTTTGTcgccagaagtcctcctccattttaaggagtcgaatgtactcggcaatgcaTCTATTGATCTCTGTCCTGTTCTCCGGGGTTGGCCTTTCTTCGAAATCGCTTTGGGCCAGTGCGATTTTTACCTCCATATCCCTGAGGTTGttatggatgttcccaaaggtCTCCTTGTTCCACACCTTTAGGATTCTCTTTAGTCGAGCAAgtttgatttggaaattgagGAGGCCTTCGGACTCCGTCGGTTGGCTCCAATCTCCCCGAACAAGGTCCTCAAATCCCTCATGCctaacccacatgttttggaacctgaaTGGCCTACCCCCGCTGTTGTTGCTTGTCACTTTGCATCTTACCAACACAGGCCtgtggtccgaggcaatccggggcagGTTCGTCACCCGAGTAGTTTCCAAGGTTTGTGCCCATCGTTCGTTCACAAGGAttctatccaatctttcaaaaaggccattcttggcccacgtGAACTCCGACCCATCAAATCCCGGGTCTAGTATCCTGCAGTCCTCAATGGCCtccgcaaagtccaccatttcagctTGGCGGTTTGTGTCACTCCCTACTCTGTCTCGCGGATGGAGAATGGtattgaagtcccctccaatcaTCCAGGGTGTACCCTCCAAAAGTATAGAGCACTCCCTCAATTCATCCCATAAATGAAGTCGTTTGTCCTCGTGCATTTTGCGTAAATCGCCGAGACACACAAGTGGCTAGCAAGGCGAGGAGATCCAAAGCGGCCGGATAGGGCCTGATCCGTATCTCTCTCGGCCACGAAGCTGGCCCCTTCCTCAACAAACACCCAGATCTTCCCATTTCTATTCGAGCCTTGGAAAGCCAGCCCCAAAGCCTTTGAGAACTTCTCCGGGTTAGGGCTTgtgagcggctccattattgcaagaaagtgaatattatgagtcttaattaatcttttaagaacattttgggtaggcgcgttagcaactcccctaacgttccaaaacataaagTTGACAGACATGATTAAT
It contains:
- the LOC121791725 gene encoding polyadenylate-binding protein RBP45-like, coding for MMQQPGGMAPQPMGMDQQQPHQQQWMTMPPQPPHVWPQQQQQQQHYGAPQTNAAAGGAADEVRSLWIGDLQFWMDENYLTSCFYNSGELVSAKVIRNKQTGQSEGYGFLEFRSHGSAESILQQYNGALMPNAEQSFRLNWASLGAGDKRADDSPEYTIFVGDLAGDVTNYVLQETFKVVYQSVKGAKVVIDRVTGRSKGYGFVKFGDEREQQHAMSEMNGVLSSTRPMRIGPAANKKPMNAPTQNASFQNPQGTQGESDPNNTTIFVGGLDSNVTDDHLRQVFSQYGDVVHVKIPVGKRCGFVQFSDRSCAEQALANLNGTLLGGENIRLLWGRSPSNKQTQQDQNQWGGGAYYGYTQGHEVQGGFAPPQDPNMYYGGYPGYANYQQPQQ